A region of Fibrobacter succinogenes subsp. succinogenes S85 DNA encodes the following proteins:
- the grpE gene encoding nucleotide exchange factor GrpE: MAENLDERRETKDESNSSSEQAKFEQDVLKAAQDAMNLEAEAQKDERQETKDESVSNEEAADKTADAEGKKAEEKAAEQPAAPSAEEILKQQLADANDRFVRLMAEFENFRRRNAKEQLELIETANGKLLEKLSEVQDNFERAFASENKAKDLEAFEKGMQMIYNQFAKVLTDAGLEQIDPTGKEFDPNLHEALMQQPSETIPEGHVVTVFQKGYKLKNKILKTAKVIVSSGK, encoded by the coding sequence ATGGCTGAAAACTTAGACGAAAGACGAGAGACGAAAGACGAAAGTAATTCTTCTTCGGAACAGGCGAAATTTGAACAGGATGTGTTGAAAGCCGCCCAGGATGCAATGAATCTCGAAGCTGAAGCCCAAAAAGACGAAAGACAAGAGACGAAAGACGAGAGTGTTTCAAACGAAGAAGCCGCCGACAAGACCGCTGACGCTGAAGGCAAAAAAGCTGAAGAAAAAGCCGCCGAACAGCCCGCAGCACCTTCCGCCGAAGAAATTTTGAAACAGCAGCTCGCTGATGCTAACGACCGTTTTGTGCGTCTGATGGCCGAATTCGAAAACTTCCGCCGCCGTAATGCCAAGGAACAGCTTGAACTCATCGAAACCGCGAACGGCAAGCTCCTCGAAAAGCTCTCTGAAGTCCAGGACAATTTCGAACGTGCTTTCGCCAGCGAAAACAAGGCCAAGGATCTCGAAGCCTTCGAAAAAGGCATGCAGATGATTTACAACCAGTTCGCCAAGGTTCTCACGGACGCAGGACTTGAACAGATTGACCCGACCGGCAAGGAATTCGACCCGAACCTCCACGAAGCTCTGATGCAGCAGCCCTCCGAAACTATCCCGGAAGGTCATGTTGTCACCGTATTCCAGAAGGGTTACAAGCTCAAGAACAAAATCTTGAAGACCGCAAAGGTTATCGTTTCCTCCGGGAAATAA
- a CDS encoding formate/nitrite transporter family protein encodes MINFIKSIYSGLCIGLGGTVYLSCDNKILGSFLFGLGLFTILNFGFNLFTGKVGYFVNNKINYWGFLGIVWLGNFIGTFVFAKLIAATRYGAALQAKANALCVIKNGDGFASLLVLGIFCGMLMFIAADGYKTVENQVGKVLIVFLPVMVFILSGFEHCIADMFYFSLAGDFSMTMLKALVAITIGNSIGGGLIPLMQKLNAKSAKA; translated from the coding sequence ATGATTAATTTTATCAAGTCTATTTACTCCGGTTTGTGCATTGGGCTCGGCGGAACGGTTTATCTTTCTTGCGATAATAAGATTCTCGGTTCGTTCTTGTTCGGGCTCGGCCTTTTTACGATTTTAAATTTCGGGTTTAATCTTTTTACGGGTAAAGTTGGTTACTTTGTCAATAACAAGATTAATTATTGGGGGTTTTTAGGAATTGTCTGGCTCGGTAATTTTATCGGGACTTTCGTTTTTGCAAAGTTGATCGCTGCGACCCGCTATGGCGCGGCACTTCAAGCTAAAGCTAACGCACTTTGCGTGATCAAGAACGGTGATGGATTTGCTAGTTTGCTCGTACTCGGGATTTTCTGCGGGATGCTCATGTTCATCGCGGCAGACGGCTACAAGACCGTAGAAAACCAGGTCGGGAAAGTGCTTATCGTGTTCCTCCCGGTGATGGTCTTTATCTTGAGTGGTTTCGAGCACTGCATTGCTGACATGTTCTATTTTTCGCTGGCGGGCGATTTTTCAATGACAATGCTCAAGGCACTTGTTGCAATTACGATCGGCAATTCCATTGGCGGTGGGCTCATCCCGCTCATGCAAAAGTTGAACGCCAAGTCCGCGAAAGCATAA
- a CDS encoding cellulase family glycosylhydrolase, producing the protein MEKIKDMNGSSVKPGFFVQDSFLYSKDNEKVVLRGVNHMFIWTDREGKTIPEIAKTGANCVRIVWNTRGRISDLDNIISLCIANGMIPIPEIHDTTGNWDRLSDALEFWLREETLQMIYNHQEYLILNIGNEPGDKAQSADEFFNAYNIIVTKLRASGVRVPIMIDADEWGQNEKNLLNVGPKLLQADSEHNLIFSIHMWWPTERHNPVATGYETVKDRIKGTLEESLKRKIPLIVGEFAPVAAGGVREIPYKFIMSECERLNIGWLAWSWGPGNFDSPEMDMTVHGSYNTLIGWGKEVAVDSPLGIQNTSVIPNFIQNKDFTTGSQGTGANIIENGEFNAEDPLSGWTTDFWGGKGDVTVKDGVVHFDIKKGGKDSWNLQFKQHFALHKGVTYIFSMRAKADKPRTLNVNIKKDCESYTPYANGRILDLSTSWQNFSWKFTMKEETDVDAVLIFDMGGVPISWNLADVSLVHARSVADRLNRTFQRNVQKNSGYFNAPNGPWELHLYSTDGKLLEILDKGKGGEGMRQYPKIERSGIMVIKDLG; encoded by the coding sequence ATGGAGAAAATTAAAGACATGAACGGCTCATCTGTGAAACCGGGCTTTTTCGTTCAAGATTCTTTTCTGTATAGCAAGGACAACGAAAAGGTTGTTCTTCGTGGTGTAAACCACATGTTTATTTGGACGGATCGTGAAGGCAAGACCATTCCCGAAATTGCAAAGACTGGCGCAAACTGTGTAAGAATTGTTTGGAATACTCGAGGCCGCATCAGCGACCTCGACAACATTATTTCGCTTTGTATTGCCAACGGCATGATTCCTATCCCGGAAATTCATGACACGACCGGTAACTGGGACCGCCTGAGCGACGCCCTTGAATTTTGGCTTCGCGAAGAAACGCTCCAGATGATTTACAATCATCAGGAATATTTGATTTTGAACATCGGTAACGAACCGGGCGACAAGGCCCAGAGCGCCGATGAATTTTTCAATGCCTACAACATCATCGTTACAAAGCTCCGCGCCTCTGGCGTGCGTGTGCCGATCATGATCGACGCTGACGAATGGGGCCAGAACGAAAAGAATTTGTTGAACGTGGGCCCGAAGCTTTTGCAGGCAGACTCCGAACACAACTTGATTTTCTCTATTCACATGTGGTGGCCGACCGAACGCCACAATCCGGTGGCAACAGGCTACGAAACCGTCAAGGACCGCATCAAGGGTACGCTCGAAGAATCCCTCAAGCGTAAGATTCCGCTGATTGTTGGCGAATTTGCTCCGGTGGCTGCTGGCGGCGTCCGTGAAATCCCGTACAAGTTTATCATGTCGGAATGCGAACGCTTGAACATCGGCTGGCTCGCATGGAGCTGGGGTCCGGGTAACTTCGACAGTCCAGAAATGGATATGACGGTTCACGGCTCCTACAACACGCTTATTGGCTGGGGCAAGGAAGTCGCTGTCGATAGTCCTCTCGGCATCCAGAATACGAGCGTGATTCCAAACTTTATCCAGAATAAGGATTTCACAACCGGCTCTCAGGGAACTGGTGCGAATATCATTGAAAACGGTGAATTCAATGCCGAAGATCCGCTTTCTGGCTGGACGACTGACTTCTGGGGTGGAAAGGGCGATGTGACCGTCAAGGATGGCGTTGTGCATTTCGACATCAAGAAGGGCGGCAAGGATTCCTGGAATCTCCAGTTCAAGCAGCACTTTGCGCTCCACAAGGGCGTGACGTACATTTTTAGCATGCGCGCCAAGGCTGACAAGCCGCGTACGCTCAACGTGAACATCAAGAAGGACTGCGAAAGCTATACGCCGTATGCAAACGGCCGTATTCTCGACTTGAGCACGAGCTGGCAGAACTTCAGCTGGAAATTCACGATGAAGGAAGAAACCGACGTCGATGCCGTGCTCATTTTCGACATGGGCGGCGTGCCGATTTCCTGGAATCTCGCAGACGTTTCGCTCGTTCACGCCCGCAGCGTTGCCGACCGCTTGAACAGAACGTTCCAGCGCAACGTGCAAAAGAACTCCGGTTACTTCAATGCTCCGAATGGCCCGTGGGAACTGCACCTGTACTCCACAGATGGCAAGCTCCTCGAAATCCTTGACAAGGGCAAGGGTGGGGAAGGCATGCGTCAGTATCCGAAGATTGAACGCAGCGGTATCATGGTCATCAAAGACCTCGGATAA
- a CDS encoding TIGR03915 family putative DNA repair protein, translating into MSLAIHYDSTFDGFLSAVFEIYRQHLNVSCFVAERTYEAEREAATDLFALPFHVETSEDSANRLKRAITNAASKDVLNLLETCFRSEDANIEMNILAYLRKLFAGLDPNYGRNPSSLEMIPLITIARSVRREMDNMYGMVRFNKAPDGMYIAEIEPKYDILEMIVGHFRCRFPNGTWAIIDVKRGFGVYYENYRTHFVTVPDPNYISAHAPPDEFTRMWKSYYDTMAIKERLNPRLLRRCLPVRYWKHLPERSLSNYSAKNIGNVVPPQLPSEVAKSNASASIRLK; encoded by the coding sequence ATGTCTCTCGCGATTCATTACGATTCTACTTTCGACGGCTTCTTGAGTGCCGTTTTCGAGATTTACCGCCAACATCTCAATGTTTCTTGCTTTGTCGCCGAACGCACGTACGAAGCGGAACGTGAAGCGGCAACCGACCTTTTCGCGCTGCCCTTCCATGTCGAAACCTCCGAAGACTCAGCCAACCGCCTCAAGCGAGCCATTACCAATGCGGCAAGTAAAGACGTCTTGAATTTGCTCGAAACGTGTTTCCGTTCCGAAGACGCGAACATTGAGATGAACATTCTTGCGTACCTGCGCAAGCTTTTTGCGGGGCTAGACCCGAATTACGGTCGCAATCCGTCAAGTCTCGAAATGATTCCGCTCATTACCATTGCGCGTTCCGTGCGTCGCGAAATGGACAACATGTATGGAATGGTGCGTTTCAACAAAGCACCCGATGGCATGTATATCGCCGAAATCGAACCGAAGTACGACATTCTCGAAATGATTGTCGGGCATTTCCGGTGCCGTTTCCCCAACGGCACATGGGCGATTATCGATGTCAAGCGAGGCTTTGGCGTCTATTACGAGAATTACCGAACACATTTTGTAACGGTTCCCGACCCGAATTACATTTCAGCGCACGCCCCTCCAGATGAATTCACACGCATGTGGAAGTCTTACTACGACACGATGGCGATCAAGGAGCGGCTCAACCCGCGCCTTCTTCGACGTTGCTTGCCTGTACGCTACTGGAAACATCTTCCTGAACGTTCGTTATCGAACTACTCGGCGAAAAACATCGGAAATGTAGTGCCGCCACAACTTCCATCTGAAGTCGCCAAATCAAACGCGTCAGCATCCATAAGGCTCAAATAG
- a CDS encoding putative DNA modification/repair radical SAM protein, with product MDLRDKLNILGDAAKYDVSCSSSGSKRNSPKGGMGCGHSSGICHTWSADGRCISLLKVLFSNACKYDCAYCVNRRSNDIPRATFTPKELINLTLEFYRRNYIEGLFLSSAVIGTPDYTMELLIKVAKELRLVHHFGGYIHLKAIPGASSRLLFEAGLYADRSSVNIEIPSDKQLQYLAPEKNFASIYRPMNFLAERKLEYKTDKSKYSPKFLPAGQSTQMIVGASGETDFQILTLSAGFYKQQQMKRVYFSGYVPINADKRLPVITTKPPLLREHRLYQADWLMRFYKFEYNEILDEKNPFLDPDLDPKVMWALRHPECFPVDLQTADYEMILRVPGIGVRSAQLIVSGRRYSKIRLEHLKKMGVVLKRAKYFIYDSDVPRELHKLYPEMIRPLLIAGKPKNDQLDLFDTMPAALPQPKAAQLSANS from the coding sequence ATGGATTTACGCGATAAACTGAACATTCTAGGCGATGCCGCCAAGTACGATGTTTCGTGCTCGTCGAGCGGTTCCAAGCGCAATTCGCCGAAAGGCGGGATGGGGTGCGGGCATAGCTCAGGCATTTGCCATACGTGGAGCGCCGATGGACGCTGCATTTCGCTTTTAAAAGTGCTGTTCAGTAACGCCTGCAAGTACGATTGCGCCTATTGCGTGAACCGACGCAGTAACGACATCCCGCGAGCGACTTTTACGCCCAAAGAACTCATCAACCTTACGTTGGAATTTTACCGCCGTAATTACATTGAAGGGCTTTTCTTGAGCTCTGCAGTGATTGGCACGCCTGATTACACGATGGAACTGTTAATTAAAGTGGCTAAGGAATTGCGTTTGGTACACCATTTTGGCGGTTACATCCATTTAAAGGCGATTCCTGGCGCAAGTTCTAGGCTTTTGTTCGAGGCAGGGCTTTATGCCGACCGCAGCAGCGTGAATATCGAAATCCCTTCGGACAAGCAGTTGCAATACCTTGCTCCCGAAAAGAATTTTGCATCCATTTACCGCCCGATGAATTTCTTGGCGGAACGCAAGCTTGAATACAAAACGGACAAGTCCAAATATTCTCCGAAGTTCTTGCCGGCAGGGCAGAGCACACAGATGATTGTCGGAGCGTCGGGGGAGACCGACTTCCAAATTTTGACGCTTTCGGCAGGCTTTTACAAGCAACAGCAAATGAAGCGTGTTTATTTTTCGGGGTATGTACCCATAAATGCGGACAAACGCTTGCCAGTAATTACAACCAAGCCACCGCTTTTACGCGAACACCGGCTTTATCAGGCCGACTGGCTCATGCGCTTTTACAAGTTCGAGTACAACGAGATTCTTGACGAGAAGAATCCATTCCTAGACCCGGATTTAGATCCGAAAGTGATGTGGGCGCTTCGCCATCCGGAATGCTTCCCGGTCGATTTGCAAACTGCCGATTATGAGATGATTTTGCGCGTGCCCGGCATTGGCGTGAGGTCAGCACAGCTCATTGTCAGTGGAAGGCGTTATTCTAAAATCAGGCTCGAGCATTTAAAGAAGATGGGGGTGGTGCTTAAGCGCGCGAAATACTTCATCTACGATAGCGACGTGCCGCGAGAACTACACAAACTTTATCCCGAGATGATTCGTCCCTTGCTCATAGCAGGCAAACCCAAGAACGATCAACTCGATCTATTTGACACCATGCCCGCCGCACTGCCACAGCCAAAAGCCGCACAACTTTCAGCCAACTCCTAA
- the carA gene encoding glutamine-hydrolyzing carbamoyl-phosphate synthase small subunit, with the protein MNEKFQWKAKRERKAFIALADGAVFHGYAFGEKKDTVGEAVFNTGMAGYKQILTDPSYAGQFVVFTTAEVGAYATNFEKSESRQVFLNGIVVNSLDWVSKELNEESLHDYMLAQKKAGIAGVDTRALTLHLRTHGAQKAYLHVEDTEMTEAEAIAKAKAWEGLDGQDYASKVSDPNGYEFNNEGKYHIVALDFGIKTNILRNLAAQDMRITVMPIGTSYEKIMEQKPDGVFLSNGPADPNSLPQVYNMVKQLLGKIPLMGICLGNQLLGLALGAKVSKLKFGHHGCNHPVKNLLTGAVEITSQNHNYAIDEKSLPADVEVTHINLNDNTVEGIRHKKFPAFSVQYHPESAPGPNDSMYLFKEFKKMIEDFKGGKNA; encoded by the coding sequence ATGAACGAAAAATTTCAATGGAAAGCAAAGCGCGAGCGTAAGGCTTTTATAGCCTTGGCTGACGGAGCCGTATTCCACGGTTACGCCTTTGGCGAAAAGAAAGATACCGTTGGCGAAGCCGTGTTTAACACCGGTATGGCTGGTTACAAGCAGATTTTGACCGACCCGTCTTACGCTGGTCAGTTCGTGGTTTTCACCACGGCCGAAGTTGGCGCTTACGCTACGAACTTTGAAAAGTCCGAATCCCGCCAGGTTTTCTTGAACGGAATTGTCGTGAACTCCCTCGACTGGGTTTCCAAGGAACTGAACGAAGAATCGCTTCATGATTACATGCTCGCCCAGAAGAAGGCAGGCATTGCAGGCGTTGATACTCGCGCCCTCACGCTCCACCTCCGCACGCACGGCGCCCAGAAGGCTTACCTCCACGTCGAAGACACGGAAATGACCGAAGCCGAAGCTATCGCAAAGGCAAAGGCTTGGGAAGGCCTCGACGGTCAGGATTATGCGAGCAAGGTGAGCGACCCGAACGGCTACGAATTCAATAACGAAGGCAAGTACCACATCGTCGCTCTCGATTTCGGTATCAAGACGAACATCTTGAGAAACCTCGCCGCACAGGACATGCGCATCACGGTTATGCCGATTGGCACGAGCTACGAAAAGATCATGGAACAGAAGCCGGATGGCGTGTTCCTCTCCAACGGCCCTGCCGACCCGAACAGCCTCCCGCAGGTTTACAACATGGTCAAGCAGCTCCTCGGCAAGATCCCTCTCATGGGTATCTGCCTTGGTAACCAGCTTTTGGGCCTTGCTCTCGGTGCTAAGGTTTCCAAGCTCAAGTTCGGCCACCACGGCTGCAACCATCCGGTCAAGAACCTCTTGACGGGCGCTGTCGAAATCACGTCACAGAACCACAACTACGCCATTGACGAAAAGTCTCTCCCCGCCGATGTCGAAGTCACGCACATCAACCTGAACGACAACACGGTCGAAGGCATCCGCCACAAAAAGTTCCCGGCATTCAGCGTGCAGTACCATCCGGAATCTGCCCCGGGTCCGAACGATTCCATGTACTTATTCAAAGAATTTAAGAAGATGATTGAAGATTTCAAGGGAGGCAAGAATGCCTAA
- the carB gene encoding carbamoyl-phosphate synthase large subunit, translating into MPKRTDIKKIMLIGSGPIVIGQGCEFDYSGVQACKVLRREGYEVVLVNSNPATIMTDPEMADRTYIEPLSVDILHEIIRRERPDALLPTLGGQTALNLAMELNERGILDRYQVELIGAKAESIQRAEDRHLFKEAMLKIGLDLPRSGSAHSMSEATAIAHTIGSWPLIIRPGFTLGGTGGGIAHNEEEFETIVNRGLDASLNNEVLIEESLLGWKEFEMEVMRDKKGNAVIVCSIENLDPMGVHTGDSITVAPIQSLDDRAYQAMRDDSLKVMEAIGVETGGSNVQWAIEPKTGRRIIIEMNPRVSRSSALASKATGFPIAKIAALLAVGYTLDELRNDITQSTPSCFEPALDYVVVKVPRFTFEKFPKADSTLGTQMKSVGEAMAIGTNFKQAMQKALRSLETGFGGFGACAKCEKFKEYDDETLAKEVARPSAERIFVVYEAFRRGWDIEKLYDVTRIDRYFLRHLEELACFEDEITAAGSLENLAKDKALFRQAKEFGFSDIQIGYLFHKTPEEVMAVRKQIGLVPSYYSVDTCAGEFEAITPYYYSCYADNTEPVREIPGHQSKKRIMVLGGGPNRIGQGIEFDYCCCHAAFTLRKHGFEVIMVNSNPETVSTDYDTSDKLYFEPLTLEDVMGIYEREKCAGVIVQFGGQTPLNLAMRLKKAGANVIGTSPEDIDLAEDRDFFKQLVTKIGIKQAESGIAHNVEEALAIVDKIGYPVLVRPSFVLGGRGMVIVYKEKYLRKFVEEAAAIGEGKPILIDRFLEDATELDVDCISDGKHTVIGAIMEHVEPAGIHSGDSASVIPPMTLSKEIQDKVREFAKEFAKELHVVGLMNMQLAVKDGELYMIEVNPRASRTVPFVSKSIGVPLASYATRCMTGESLEQIGFTEEVRVPYVSVKEAVFPFVKFPGVDITLSPEMKSTGEVMSLDRDRGLAYLKSQLASGNKVPSQGNIFVSLKDEDKQKAVPLIRQLVNLGYELYATRGTSTMLYNEGIKTRAVFRISRGRPNLLDLIHDKEVQWIVNTTETGAEAMVDEIQMRSKAVVSGIPITTTIAALTSTVEGLMDKHDFGRFEVCSLQEYHRHVKK; encoded by the coding sequence ATGCCTAAGCGTACCGACATCAAGAAGATTATGCTCATCGGTTCTGGCCCGATTGTGATTGGCCAGGGCTGCGAATTCGACTACTCCGGCGTGCAGGCTTGCAAGGTGCTTCGTCGTGAAGGTTACGAAGTGGTGCTCGTGAACTCCAACCCGGCAACCATCATGACCGACCCGGAAATGGCTGACCGCACTTACATCGAACCGCTGAGCGTCGATATTCTCCACGAAATCATCCGTCGCGAACGCCCCGATGCATTGCTCCCGACTCTCGGTGGCCAGACCGCCTTGAACCTCGCCATGGAACTCAACGAACGCGGCATTCTCGACCGCTACCAGGTGGAACTCATCGGTGCTAAAGCCGAATCCATCCAGCGCGCCGAAGACCGTCACTTGTTCAAGGAAGCCATGCTCAAGATCGGGCTTGACCTCCCCCGTTCCGGTTCCGCACACTCCATGAGCGAAGCAACCGCTATCGCCCACACCATCGGAAGCTGGCCGTTGATCATCCGTCCGGGCTTTACGCTTGGTGGTACTGGAGGCGGTATCGCCCACAACGAAGAAGAATTCGAAACCATCGTGAACCGCGGTCTTGACGCCTCGCTCAACAACGAAGTGCTTATTGAAGAATCGCTCCTCGGCTGGAAAGAATTCGAAATGGAAGTCATGCGCGATAAGAAGGGCAATGCCGTTATCGTCTGCTCCATTGAAAACCTCGACCCGATGGGTGTTCACACCGGTGACTCCATCACGGTTGCTCCGATCCAGAGCCTTGATGACCGCGCCTACCAGGCCATGCGTGATGACTCCTTGAAGGTCATGGAAGCAATCGGCGTGGAAACCGGTGGATCTAACGTGCAGTGGGCTATCGAACCGAAGACCGGCCGTCGCATCATCATCGAAATGAACCCGCGTGTGTCCCGTTCTTCCGCTCTTGCATCCAAGGCAACGGGCTTCCCCATCGCAAAGATTGCAGCACTTCTCGCCGTGGGTTATACGCTCGACGAACTCCGCAACGACATCACGCAATCGACCCCGAGCTGCTTCGAACCGGCTCTTGACTATGTTGTTGTAAAGGTCCCGCGCTTTACATTCGAAAAGTTCCCGAAGGCAGATTCCACGCTCGGCACCCAGATGAAGTCTGTGGGCGAAGCCATGGCCATCGGTACGAACTTCAAACAGGCTATGCAGAAGGCCCTCCGCTCTCTCGAAACGGGATTCGGCGGATTCGGTGCCTGCGCCAAGTGCGAAAAGTTCAAGGAATACGACGACGAAACGCTCGCCAAGGAAGTCGCACGCCCGAGTGCAGAACGCATCTTCGTAGTCTACGAAGCATTCCGCCGCGGCTGGGACATCGAAAAGCTTTACGATGTGACCAGAATCGACCGCTACTTCCTCCGTCACCTCGAAGAACTCGCCTGCTTCGAAGACGAAATCACGGCTGCAGGTTCTCTCGAAAACCTCGCCAAGGATAAGGCTCTCTTCCGCCAGGCTAAGGAATTCGGCTTCAGCGATATCCAGATCGGTTACCTCTTCCACAAGACTCCCGAAGAAGTCATGGCAGTGCGTAAGCAGATCGGTCTCGTCCCGAGCTACTACTCCGTCGATACTTGCGCCGGCGAATTCGAAGCTATCACTCCTTATTACTATAGCTGCTACGCCGACAATACCGAACCGGTCCGCGAAATTCCGGGTCACCAAAGCAAGAAGCGCATCATGGTGCTCGGCGGTGGTCCGAACAGAATCGGTCAGGGCATTGAATTTGACTACTGCTGCTGCCACGCTGCATTTACGCTCCGCAAGCACGGCTTTGAAGTCATCATGGTGAACTCTAACCCCGAAACGGTTTCTACCGACTACGATACTTCGGACAAGCTCTACTTTGAACCGCTTACGCTCGAAGACGTGATGGGCATTTACGAACGCGAAAAGTGCGCGGGCGTGATTGTTCAGTTCGGTGGTCAGACTCCGCTGAACCTTGCTATGCGTCTCAAGAAGGCTGGTGCAAATGTCATCGGTACAAGCCCCGAAGACATCGACCTCGCCGAAGACCGCGACTTCTTCAAGCAGCTCGTCACCAAGATTGGTATCAAGCAGGCCGAAAGCGGCATTGCACACAATGTCGAAGAAGCCCTCGCCATTGTCGATAAGATCGGTTACCCGGTTCTCGTGCGCCCGAGCTTCGTTCTCGGTGGCCGCGGCATGGTGATTGTCTACAAGGAAAAGTACCTCCGCAAGTTCGTGGAAGAAGCTGCCGCCATTGGCGAAGGCAAGCCGATCCTCATCGACCGCTTCCTCGAAGACGCAACCGAACTCGATGTGGACTGCATCAGCGATGGCAAGCACACCGTTATCGGCGCCATCATGGAACACGTGGAACCCGCAGGTATCCACTCCGGAGACTCCGCTAGCGTCATCCCGCCGATGACCCTCTCCAAGGAAATTCAGGACAAGGTCCGTGAATTCGCCAAGGAATTTGCAAAGGAACTCCACGTCGTGGGTCTCATGAACATGCAGCTCGCCGTCAAGGATGGCGAACTCTACATGATCGAAGTGAACCCGCGTGCATCCCGTACGGTGCCGTTCGTTTCCAAGTCCATCGGCGTGCCGCTCGCAAGCTATGCAACACGCTGCATGACCGGCGAATCTCTCGAACAAATCGGCTTTACCGAAGAAGTCCGCGTGCCTTACGTGAGCGTTAAGGAAGCTGTCTTCCCGTTCGTCAAGTTCCCGGGCGTCGACATCACGCTTTCTCCGGAAATGAAGTCCACTGGTGAAGTCATGAGCCTCGATCGCGACCGCGGTCTTGCCTACCTCAAGAGCCAGCTAGCATCCGGCAACAAGGTCCCGAGCCAGGGCAACATTTTCGTCTCGCTCAAGGACGAAGACAAGCAGAAGGCAGTACCGCTCATTCGCCAGCTCGTGAACCTCGGTTACGAACTGTACGCCACCCGCGGCACCTCCACGATGCTCTACAACGAAGGCATCAAGACTCGCGCCGTATTCCGTATCTCCCGTGGTCGCCCGAACCTGCTCGACCTTATCCACGATAAGGAAGTGCAGTGGATCGTGAACACCACCGAAACTGGCGCAGAAGCCATGGTCGACGAAATCCAAATGCGCTCCAAGGCTGTGGTCTCTGGCATTCCTATCACGACGACCATCGCCGCCCTCACCTCTACCGTGGAAGGCCTCATGGACAAGCACGACTTCGGAAGATTCGAAGTGTGCAGTCTCCAGGAATACCATAGACACGTGAAGAAGTAA
- a CDS encoding DUF2971 domain-containing protein: MDPEYKRGWLSLSAKETDKIMLYRFFSYNSNTLGPLICGGLYFSSPKDFNDPFDCNFRMKPTAIEKQYGISWDSTVDEFKADVHKMGFVCLSPHWDNTLMWAHYADKFNGFCLGFEFNNPLCRNVDFEEPFTTFRGKAYYILDFWLHEMIYANKDEYPTGTSFGFDEIEEEMPEAIIRYKASDWQYEHECRLSFRGGNGIHPIPGDLKEVYFGLRMDDEKKRVLTSILGKYHPTFYNTNKSETYIKVDRILFEF, from the coding sequence ATGGATCCAGAATATAAAAGAGGCTGGCTAAGTCTTTCTGCCAAAGAAACCGATAAAATAATGCTTTACCGGTTCTTTTCGTATAATTCAAATACGTTGGGGCCCTTAATTTGTGGTGGTTTGTATTTTTCCTCTCCAAAAGACTTTAATGATCCTTTTGACTGTAATTTTAGAATGAAGCCAACTGCAATAGAAAAACAATATGGCATTAGTTGGGATTCTACTGTAGATGAGTTTAAAGCGGATGTTCATAAAATGGGCTTTGTTTGCCTTTCTCCACATTGGGACAATACATTGATGTGGGCTCATTATGCTGATAAATTTAATGGCTTTTGTTTGGGATTTGAATTTAACAATCCTTTATGTCGCAATGTTGATTTTGAAGAACCTTTTACAACATTCAGAGGAAAAGCTTATTATATACTCGACTTTTGGCTTCATGAGATGATATACGCAAATAAAGATGAATATCCAACAGGGACTTCATTTGGTTTCGATGAAATTGAAGAAGAAATGCCCGAAGCGATAATTCGTTACAAAGCATCGGATTGGCAATATGAGCATGAATGTAGGCTTTCATTTCGGGGAGGAAATGGCATTCATCCAATTCCAGGAGATCTCAAGGAAGTGTATTTTGGATTGCGTATGGATGACGAAAAAAAGAGAGTTTTGACATCAATTTTGGGAAAATATCATCCAACATTTTATAATACTAATAAAAGTGAAACTTATATAAAAGTTGATAGGATTTTGTTTGAATTTTGA